A single genomic interval of Mucilaginibacter robiniae harbors:
- a CDS encoding pyridoxamine 5'-phosphate oxidase family protein, translating to MKTPAAHLIPSRAPKRAHFDAETIYPILDEALLCTISCVIDNRPFSIPTAFVRYEDKIYLHGSVGSHFIREIEKGIPVCIVVTLTDALVVAKSAFSYSMNYRSVIIFAQAEKIELPAEKVKALEWLTNKVVPNSWNYLRLVTESEMRKTTVLAFNLEEASAKVRTGMPNDEPEDKQLRIWSGIIPLQTQRMAPVADQFSQHIPLPKHLNL from the coding sequence ATGAAAACACCTGCTGCTCACTTAATTCCAAGTCGTGCTCCTAAACGGGCTCATTTTGATGCAGAAACTATTTACCCGATATTGGATGAAGCATTACTTTGTACCATTAGTTGTGTGATTGATAATCGTCCGTTTTCTATACCTACTGCTTTTGTTCGGTATGAGGATAAAATTTATCTTCATGGTTCGGTAGGTAGCCATTTTATACGGGAGATAGAAAAAGGGATACCCGTTTGTATAGTAGTTACTTTAACGGATGCGTTGGTAGTTGCCAAGTCTGCTTTTAGCTATTCAATGAATTACCGATCAGTTATAATTTTTGCTCAAGCTGAGAAAATAGAACTACCTGCGGAAAAGGTTAAAGCTTTGGAATGGTTAACCAACAAAGTGGTACCCAATAGCTGGAATTATTTAAGACTGGTTACAGAAAGTGAAATGCGTAAAACAACAGTGCTGGCCTTTAACTTGGAAGAAGCGTCTGCTAAAGTAAGAACAGGTATGCCTAACGATGAGCCAGAAGATAAACAGCTGCGCATCTGGTCTGGTATTATTCCGTTACAAACGCAAAGGATGGCGCCGGTTGCAGATCAGTTTAGCCAGCATATTCCATTACCTAAACATTTGAATCTTTGA
- a CDS encoding DnaJ domain-containing protein, whose product MKDFYSILGADAKSTSVEISEAYGKLSAKFHPEINASDQYFEKRFQEIHEAYEILSDPAKRRQYDRRYKQQLKRLRTKRIDVIFTIVLVLFTFIFGHYVIKSISKSKPGPPTQLAAVTVNSAPVHTVKHHKKRKHRLRIQADNSSWQANINKTTANTKHNQAPPTAIISKVTTTASNHPVITAPATTTPITTKKIPVENYTDTKAAHNNTPIEHQSNYLYTTDIVGNETGVVNMRKYDYYSSAVIKVIPSHAKVFVLAKGDNYYKIQFESTTGYVPAWTVQTH is encoded by the coding sequence ATGAAGGATTTCTATTCTATTTTGGGAGCGGATGCCAAGTCTACTTCCGTTGAAATAAGTGAGGCTTATGGGAAACTATCAGCCAAGTTTCACCCGGAAATTAATGCGAGCGATCAGTATTTTGAAAAGCGATTCCAGGAGATTCATGAAGCTTATGAAATATTAAGCGATCCTGCAAAGCGCCGTCAGTATGACAGAAGGTATAAACAACAGTTAAAACGTTTAAGAACTAAGCGGATTGATGTAATTTTTACCATTGTTTTGGTGCTGTTTACTTTCATTTTTGGTCATTACGTTATAAAGTCCATCAGTAAATCCAAACCGGGTCCTCCTACACAATTAGCAGCTGTTACCGTTAACTCTGCTCCTGTTCATACTGTTAAGCACCATAAAAAACGAAAACACAGGTTAAGGATTCAGGCTGATAATAGTTCATGGCAAGCTAACATCAATAAAACAACAGCAAACACGAAGCACAATCAGGCTCCGCCTACTGCAATTATTTCTAAAGTAACTACAACAGCTAGCAATCATCCTGTAATTACAGCGCCAGCAACCACAACACCTATAACCACAAAAAAGATACCTGTAGAAAATTATACAGATACGAAAGCCGCTCATAACAACACTCCTATTGAACACCAAAGCAATTATTTATACACTACTGATATTGTTGGTAATGAAACCGGTGTTGTCAACATGAGAAAGTATGATTATTATAGTTCGGCTGTAATTAAGGTAATTCCATCACATGCTAAAGTGTTCGTGCTGGCTAAAGGTGATAACTATTACAAAATACAGTTCGAAAGTACTACTGGCTATGTACCGGCTTGGACAGTTCAAACGCACTAA
- the lpxB gene encoding lipid-A-disaccharide synthase, translated as MKYYLVAGEASGDLHGANLMKALKAKDTQAEFRYFGGDLMQAEGGTLVKHYADMAYMGFVEVFLNLRTIMANMKHCKQDISTWHPDVLILIDFPGFNLKIAEFAKAQGLMVCFYISPKVWAWNQKRVHQIKRVVDHLFCILPFEVEFYQQWDMQVDYVGNPLLDAIAAFTPDSDFLQKHHLTEKKIIALLPGSRKQEISKLLPVMATLTQRFPDYQFIVAGAPAFDLAYYQQYLNNSDIPVLFNATYDLLHHAEAAIVASGTAVLETALFNVPQVAVYKANWVMVVIARTFLKIKYITLVNLIMNKRVVQELIQEECNTDTISDELNKLLPNSSTDRQNMLQDYHQLHQFMGQPGASARTAELIVSYTLQKNKSLN; from the coding sequence ATGAAATATTATCTGGTAGCTGGCGAAGCATCGGGCGATTTACACGGCGCAAACCTGATGAAAGCACTGAAGGCAAAAGATACTCAAGCTGAGTTCCGATACTTTGGTGGCGATTTAATGCAGGCCGAAGGCGGTACTTTGGTAAAGCATTATGCTGACATGGCCTACATGGGTTTTGTAGAAGTCTTTTTAAACCTGCGAACCATTATGGCCAACATGAAGCATTGCAAGCAAGATATATCAACTTGGCACCCCGACGTTTTGATATTGATAGATTTTCCGGGCTTCAATTTAAAAATTGCAGAGTTTGCCAAAGCACAAGGTTTAATGGTATGCTTCTATATATCACCTAAAGTATGGGCTTGGAACCAAAAGCGGGTACACCAGATTAAACGTGTAGTTGACCACCTATTTTGCATATTGCCTTTTGAAGTAGAATTTTACCAACAATGGGACATGCAGGTTGATTATGTAGGCAACCCTTTGCTCGACGCTATTGCAGCATTTACACCCGACTCGGATTTTCTGCAAAAGCATCATTTAACAGAAAAAAAAATTATAGCATTGTTACCGGGCAGCCGTAAGCAGGAAATTAGCAAACTGTTACCAGTAATGGCAACCTTAACGCAACGCTTTCCGGATTACCAGTTTATAGTAGCCGGCGCACCAGCTTTTGATTTAGCCTACTACCAGCAATACTTAAACAATTCAGACATCCCGGTTCTGTTTAATGCTACTTACGATTTGTTACATCATGCCGAAGCAGCCATTGTAGCTTCAGGTACAGCAGTTTTAGAAACGGCTTTATTCAACGTACCACAAGTTGCCGTTTACAAAGCCAATTGGGTAATGGTTGTTATTGCACGTACCTTTTTGAAAATTAAATACATTACGCTGGTTAATTTAATCATGAACAAACGTGTTGTACAAGAACTTATACAGGAAGAGTGCAACACCGACACCATCAGTGATGAATTAAATAAATTACTGCCAAATAGTAGTACTGATAGGCAAAATATGTTGCAAGACTATCACCAACTACATCAATTTATGGGACAGCCAGGTGCCTCAGCCCGCACTGCTGAACTGATTGTGAGTTATACGCTACAAAAAAACAAAAGCCTCAATTAA
- the pdxR gene encoding MocR-like pyridoxine biosynthesis transcription factor PdxR: protein MQPLLSLLTINKADAKSVYLQLAEQLTTLIRTGTLPAGHRLPSTRKLSELLKLHRKTVIRAYDELLAQGWLESTSGSGTYVSKSLPDVKPQHLAQHTMQAINPVKTAGFTFEEETHLAREVIKVSATYHLDDGFPDARLFPLKDLSRAYRTQLLIGNPYTRLGYDDPQGSAWLREELATYLKDTRGLKVTAQNILITRGSVMGLYLACTALLKKGDIVITGAPGWAGADTNFIQAGAELIRIPVDDYGLQIEHLEQLCQLKPVRMVYVTSHHHYPTTVSLRADRRIQLLALADRYKFIVFEDDYDYDFHYENKPLLPLAGADLSGLVLYCGSFTKTISPAFRIGYLVGSEDVIKHLARLRRTIDRQGDIMLENAMAELLQNGIIQRHLRKSLRLYRQRRDLFCHLLKSELSDFLEFKIPEGGMAVWVKFSSTINLTELAQKALKRDLYFSNGVAHNSSDKKLNATRFGFASSTPQELEDCIAILKQLLKDKS, encoded by the coding sequence ATGCAGCCTCTCCTCTCCCTGCTTACAATCAATAAAGCGGATGCCAAATCCGTTTACTTGCAATTAGCTGAACAGCTTACAACATTAATCAGAACCGGCACTTTACCAGCAGGCCATCGTTTGCCCAGTACCAGAAAGCTATCTGAACTGCTAAAACTACACCGTAAAACAGTAATACGGGCTTATGATGAGTTACTGGCACAAGGCTGGCTGGAAAGCACTTCAGGAAGCGGCACTTATGTATCCAAAAGTTTGCCGGATGTTAAACCACAACACCTAGCCCAACATACAATGCAAGCCATAAACCCTGTAAAAACAGCGGGCTTTACTTTTGAAGAAGAAACCCACTTAGCCAGAGAAGTAATAAAAGTATCTGCCACGTATCACCTGGATGATGGTTTTCCAGATGCCAGATTGTTTCCACTAAAGGATCTCTCCAGAGCTTACCGTACGCAATTACTCATCGGTAATCCCTATACGAGACTAGGGTACGATGATCCGCAAGGTTCAGCATGGTTAAGAGAGGAATTGGCTACATACTTGAAAGATACCCGTGGGTTGAAAGTAACTGCTCAAAATATTCTGATTACGCGCGGATCGGTTATGGGCTTATACCTGGCATGTACCGCATTGCTGAAAAAGGGAGACATAGTGATTACGGGTGCACCAGGATGGGCCGGTGCAGATACCAACTTTATACAGGCAGGTGCCGAACTGATTCGGATACCGGTAGATGATTATGGATTGCAAATAGAACACCTGGAACAGCTTTGTCAACTTAAGCCGGTACGAATGGTTTACGTAACGTCCCACCATCATTACCCCACAACCGTTTCATTGCGTGCAGACCGTCGTATTCAGTTGCTTGCTCTTGCGGATAGGTATAAGTTCATTGTTTTTGAAGATGATTACGACTATGACTTTCATTACGAGAACAAGCCGCTTCTACCTTTAGCGGGCGCAGACTTATCAGGTTTAGTACTCTATTGTGGTTCTTTTACCAAAACCATCTCTCCTGCTTTTCGGATAGGCTATCTGGTCGGGTCAGAAGATGTAATTAAACATTTAGCGCGCTTGCGCAGAACGATTGACCGGCAGGGAGATATAATGTTAGAAAATGCTATGGCAGAGCTGTTGCAAAACGGCATTATACAGCGACACTTGCGTAAATCATTACGTTTATACCGGCAAAGGCGCGACCTGTTTTGTCATCTTCTGAAAAGTGAATTAAGCGACTTTCTGGAATTTAAAATACCGGAGGGCGGCATGGCCGTATGGGTCAAGTTTAGTTCTACCATTAACCTAACTGAGCTGGCGCAAAAAGCTTTAAAGCGAGATCTTTATTTCTCCAATGGCGTTGCGCATAATAGCTCGGACAAGAAACTTAATGCTACACGCTTCGGCTTTGCTTCTTCTACCCCGCAAGAACTGGAAGACTGCATAGCCATATTGAAGCAATTACTAAAAGATAAATCTTAA
- a CDS encoding MFS transporter, with translation MNATSSAQQQPAKLTSLVLWVMTIATGLVVANIYYNQPLLSDIARTYHVSNGTVGQIAMYTQIGYATGLLFVIPLADMFKRKRLMVINFIFIIIALLLAAVAPALWVLAVASYLIGVSSMIPQILVPMVAHLANPEERGKKIGFVMSGLLIGILLSRTISGLVGDYLGWRAMFYIAAGLMLLMWALIAWIVPEVEPDYKGTYLDLMKSLIAITRQEPQLRLAALRGALCFAGFSAFWTTIVFLLNTPAFHMGSTAAGAFGLVGAFGALAASVIGRLTDKKGTNQIITYTLLLVLASFIIFIFSSQSLIGLIIGVIVLDMGVQATHIANQAIIFSLNPNARNRINTVYMVTYFIGGSLGTFLATRMWGAYHWTGVCVIGLVLSVVVIALHLLSSRKK, from the coding sequence ATGAACGCTACATCATCGGCTCAGCAGCAGCCAGCAAAGCTTACTTCTTTGGTTTTATGGGTAATGACTATAGCTACCGGTCTGGTAGTAGCTAATATTTATTACAATCAGCCTTTACTGAGTGATATCGCCCGTACGTACCATGTGAGTAATGGTACCGTCGGCCAAATAGCCATGTACACCCAAATAGGTTACGCTACCGGGCTGTTGTTTGTTATTCCGCTGGCCGATATGTTTAAGCGTAAACGGCTGATGGTAATTAATTTCATTTTCATCATTATAGCCTTGTTGCTGGCTGCTGTGGCGCCTGCTTTATGGGTGCTGGCGGTTGCTAGTTACTTAATAGGGGTATCTTCCATGATTCCGCAGATACTGGTACCTATGGTTGCACATTTAGCTAACCCCGAAGAACGTGGTAAGAAAATAGGTTTTGTAATGAGTGGTTTGCTCATCGGTATATTGCTATCACGTACCATTAGTGGTTTAGTGGGCGATTATCTAGGCTGGCGAGCCATGTTTTATATAGCAGCTGGTTTAATGTTGTTAATGTGGGCACTAATCGCCTGGATAGTACCCGAGGTAGAACCAGATTACAAAGGTACTTACCTGGATTTAATGAAATCGTTAATAGCTATTACCCGGCAGGAGCCTCAACTACGTTTAGCTGCTTTACGCGGTGCTTTGTGCTTTGCCGGGTTTAGTGCATTCTGGACAACCATTGTATTTTTGCTTAACACGCCGGCTTTTCACATGGGCAGTACAGCTGCTGGCGCGTTTGGTTTAGTAGGAGCTTTTGGTGCATTAGCAGCTTCTGTAATCGGGCGTTTAACTGATAAAAAAGGTACTAATCAAATCATCACTTATACCTTACTGTTAGTACTGGCATCTTTCATTATCTTTATTTTCTCCAGTCAAAGTTTAATCGGGCTGATTATAGGGGTAATTGTATTGGACATGGGCGTACAAGCAACCCACATAGCTAATCAAGCCATTATATTCTCTTTAAACCCTAACGCACGTAACCGTATTAACACGGTTTATATGGTAACCTATTTTATAGGCGGCTCATTAGGAACTTTCCTGGCTACTCGTATGTGGGGTGCCTATCATTGGACCGGTGTATGCGTGATTGGATTGGTATTGTCGGTAGTGGTTATTGCGTTGCACTTGTTGAGTAGTCGTAAAAAGTAG
- a CDS encoding PKD domain-containing protein, with translation MYLKKAIRIKYQLLCAAVQLLLLTLLLPNRLQAQSLGDPVVKITFGSGTATRGGALAADSGSTTYTYTSGSVGEDQYTIANAVNTSIHGGFVTSTDHTGNTGGYMMIVNGSLTAGTVFTRTVTGLCGNTSYQFGVWIKNVLSTTGSILPNMVFHIYAADGTTELGSGVSTGDVPVGNVWHNYIANFTLPAGTQTVIIKLVSNASGQVGNDFAVDDITFSPYGSIVSAVIAPASSTTSTAITQSTCAGTSQTYTINATSTLASGYVQKLQMYVNGTWTDLTAASTATSFTVTSPSTAGTYLYRLVSALSDNISSAKCVVASNDLTITVSAAPTAIITPPSTTCLGNATSFSSANSTADGGSIASWLWNFGDGTTSTEQNPTHTYTTAGTFTVNLTLTSNTGCTATATPVTVTINQLATAAFNTSTPNCVNQAITLTDASAANSGTITSWLWDYGDGTTETRTNNQAFQHTYTATGSKTITLTITTDGGCTSTISHDITIGALPTASFTTPAICLSDGIATFTNTSTADDGTATYLWTFGDDVPANITAANPNTSTAKNGSHTYSHAGTYTVSLTVTSAAGCQNTASSQFTVNGSNPNAAFTLANTSVCSDHEVFVTNQSTVTPGSVTRVDVYWEYGVDNSVVTSYTAPTNGQLFRHSYPVFHTGNAQTYTIHMIAYSGATSNSCTGTADQTVTLLPVADLSFPALGVVCQGSGLVQLTAKENSGIAGTGTYLGTGVTNTSTGGTFNPSVSGAGTFPITYIFNVTNGCADTITQTVTVNPTPKVYAGANFTLLEGGTATMQATLTNAGTQPTITWSPSSGLSSTSELNPTVTGGTSDVTYTLTVTTAEGCSAVSYVTVSVLKTPVIPNTFTPNNDGRNDVWNIEYLSTYTDCTVDIFNRYGNKVYSSIGYAVPWDGRYNGSDLPAGVYYYIINRKHNQKLLSGSITIIR, from the coding sequence ATGTATTTGAAAAAAGCTATTCGCATAAAGTATCAACTATTATGCGCTGCTGTTCAACTTTTGCTATTAACCTTATTATTACCCAATCGCTTGCAAGCGCAAAGCTTGGGTGATCCGGTAGTGAAAATTACCTTTGGTTCGGGCACTGCTACCCGTGGAGGTGCCTTAGCTGCTGACTCTGGCTCAACCACTTACACTTATACCAGCGGCAGCGTAGGCGAAGACCAATATACTATTGCCAATGCAGTTAACACCAGCATACATGGTGGCTTTGTTACCAGTACAGATCACACCGGCAACACAGGCGGTTATATGATGATTGTAAACGGCAGCTTAACTGCCGGTACAGTTTTTACCCGTACTGTTACCGGGTTATGTGGTAATACATCGTACCAGTTTGGTGTCTGGATAAAGAACGTATTATCAACCACCGGAAGTATTTTACCTAATATGGTTTTCCATATATATGCAGCCGATGGTACTACCGAACTAGGTAGTGGCGTATCAACCGGAGATGTACCCGTAGGTAATGTATGGCATAACTATATCGCAAATTTTACACTACCGGCAGGCACACAAACGGTAATCATCAAACTGGTTAGTAATGCCAGCGGACAAGTAGGTAATGATTTTGCCGTTGATGATATTACTTTTAGCCCTTACGGTTCAATTGTTTCAGCAGTAATTGCTCCTGCATCATCAACTACCTCTACAGCCATAACCCAATCTACTTGTGCAGGAACTTCGCAAACTTACACCATTAACGCAACCAGTACACTGGCTTCCGGCTATGTACAAAAGTTGCAAATGTATGTAAACGGTACCTGGACTGATTTAACTGCCGCCAGTACAGCAACGTCTTTCACCGTTACCTCGCCTTCCACAGCCGGAACTTACCTGTATCGCTTAGTTTCAGCTTTATCTGATAATATCAGCTCTGCTAAGTGTGTGGTAGCATCCAATGATCTGACCATTACGGTAAGCGCAGCACCTACTGCTATCATTACACCTCCCAGTACTACCTGTTTAGGTAATGCTACCAGTTTCTCGTCGGCCAACTCTACAGCCGATGGTGGCTCAATAGCATCCTGGTTATGGAATTTTGGCGATGGTACTACCTCAACAGAACAAAACCCAACCCATACCTATACTACAGCAGGCACATTCACTGTCAACTTAACCCTTACTAGCAACACGGGTTGTACCGCTACAGCAACACCAGTTACTGTAACTATTAACCAGCTAGCTACAGCAGCATTTAACACTTCAACTCCAAATTGCGTAAACCAAGCCATCACGCTTACTGATGCCTCTGCAGCTAACAGTGGTACGATTACATCATGGCTATGGGATTATGGTGATGGCACTACCGAAACCAGAACTAATAATCAAGCTTTTCAGCACACCTATACTGCAACAGGTTCAAAAACCATTACTCTAACTATTACAACAGACGGCGGCTGCACCAGTACTATTTCGCATGATATTACTATTGGTGCTTTACCAACAGCCAGCTTTACCACGCCGGCTATATGTTTATCTGACGGAATAGCTACTTTTACTAACACCAGCACAGCAGATGATGGTACAGCTACTTATTTGTGGACGTTTGGTGATGATGTGCCAGCAAATATTACTGCTGCTAACCCTAATACTTCTACCGCAAAGAATGGTTCACATACGTACAGCCATGCAGGTACTTATACGGTTAGCCTTACTGTTACATCGGCAGCAGGTTGTCAAAACACTGCCTCTTCTCAGTTTACTGTAAATGGTTCTAACCCCAATGCGGCTTTCACCTTGGCTAATACTTCAGTTTGCAGTGACCATGAAGTATTTGTCACCAATCAATCTACCGTAACACCTGGTTCTGTTACTCGGGTTGATGTATATTGGGAGTATGGGGTGGATAACTCGGTTGTGACCAGCTATACAGCACCAACTAACGGGCAATTATTCCGGCACTCCTATCCTGTTTTTCATACCGGTAATGCTCAAACTTATACTATTCACATGATTGCTTATTCGGGAGCTACCAGCAATTCATGCACCGGCACGGCTGATCAAACCGTTACCCTGCTGCCGGTTGCTGATTTAAGCTTTCCGGCATTAGGTGTAGTTTGTCAAGGCAGCGGCTTAGTGCAGTTAACCGCTAAAGAAAACAGTGGTATTGCGGGTACAGGTACTTACTTGGGCACAGGAGTAACCAACACCAGCACAGGCGGCACTTTTAACCCATCAGTATCAGGTGCAGGCACTTTCCCTATTACCTATATATTTAACGTAACTAATGGTTGTGCCGACACCATTACCCAAACTGTTACCGTTAACCCGACACCTAAAGTTTACGCTGGAGCCAACTTTACCCTACTTGAAGGAGGTACGGCTACCATGCAAGCTACCTTAACTAACGCGGGTACGCAACCCACTATAACATGGTCGCCTTCTAGTGGTTTAAGCAGCACGTCCGAACTTAACCCAACCGTTACAGGCGGTACTAGCGACGTAACTTATACGCTTACCGTAACAACAGCGGAAGGATGTTCAGCTGTTAGCTATGTTACCGTGTCTGTGCTAAAAACCCCGGTAATACCCAATACTTTTACCCCTAATAACGATGGAAGAAATGATGTTTGGAACATTGAATATTTGAGTACTTACACGGACTGTACGGTTGATATATTTAACCGTTACGGTAATAAGGTTTACTCCTCTATTGGCTATGCCGTTCCTTGGGATGGCAGGTACAATGGTTCTGACTTACCGGCCGGTGTATATTATTATATCATCAATCGTAAGCATAATCAAAAACTACTATCAGGCTCAATAACCATTATCAGGTAA
- a CDS encoding molybdopterin-dependent oxidoreductase — MFTNFSEAERAMRIPQDRRMYIGLKPYTWLAFFLVIFLTVGVAWIQYLVFGLPNDPSIQLPPVTAADPKGFPWWLCLSHWVNFFFLILIIRSGLSILVDHPRLYWNRGCARDTEWIRFTPIKVPDNKVWTAKEDARYLNPVIGLPGYRHTVGLARCWHFITVPFFLLNGIVFIVMLFVTNQWKRLIPTSWNIVPDSWKVFVHYTTFNMPIEPNGFYHYNALQQLSYFGVVFILAPVAMLSGMAMSPAIENRFHWFPKLFGNRQGARSIHFLVMQAYVAFIIIHVAMVAATGFARNMNHIVASNDNTVSYAGLYGGIAIILFTILFGFAAHWLSWRRPRSLQHTEAAINGTLWGLNINKLKPQRYFKKEDISPYFWVNGKMPNPDEWRNLVKNDFKDYKLRVSGLVENPVELSLEDMMKLGKDQNITMHHCIQGWTGIAEWGGLSISKLIELVKPHPSATTVVFYSFGEGLYGGVYYDTHSLDNCLKPESILAWEMNYETLPDKHGAPLRLRVENQLGYKMVKWVKSIEFVESYEQVGKGFGGKNEDDEFFDLLADT; from the coding sequence ATGTTTACCAATTTTAGTGAAGCCGAAAGGGCTATGCGCATACCTCAAGACCGTCGGATGTATATCGGATTAAAACCTTATACCTGGCTGGCCTTCTTCCTGGTTATCTTTTTAACAGTTGGTGTAGCTTGGATACAATATCTCGTTTTCGGATTACCAAATGATCCTTCTATCCAACTTCCGCCTGTTACAGCTGCTGATCCTAAAGGATTTCCCTGGTGGTTATGTCTCAGTCATTGGGTGAACTTCTTTTTTTTGATACTCATTATCAGAAGCGGCCTCTCCATCCTGGTTGATCATCCCCGCTTGTACTGGAACCGCGGCTGTGCTCGTGATACTGAGTGGATTCGGTTTACGCCTATCAAAGTTCCGGATAATAAAGTGTGGACTGCTAAAGAAGATGCCCGCTATTTAAATCCCGTCATCGGTTTGCCTGGTTACCGCCATACTGTTGGCTTAGCGCGATGCTGGCATTTTATCACCGTTCCGTTTTTTCTGCTTAATGGCATTGTGTTTATAGTTATGCTATTTGTAACCAACCAATGGAAACGACTGATCCCCACATCATGGAACATTGTACCAGATTCATGGAAGGTATTTGTACATTACACAACCTTCAATATGCCTATTGAGCCTAATGGCTTTTATCATTACAATGCCTTGCAGCAACTCTCCTACTTTGGTGTGGTTTTTATATTAGCTCCGGTGGCTATGCTTTCTGGTATGGCTATGTCGCCAGCTATTGAGAACCGTTTCCATTGGTTTCCTAAATTGTTTGGCAACCGGCAAGGAGCACGTTCCATTCACTTTTTAGTTATGCAGGCTTATGTGGCTTTCATTATTATACATGTGGCAATGGTTGCTGCCACAGGTTTTGCCCGCAACATGAACCATATAGTGGCCAGTAATGATAATACTGTAAGCTATGCCGGCTTGTATGGCGGTATAGCCATTATTCTGTTTACTATATTATTTGGCTTTGCAGCACATTGGCTATCCTGGCGGCGCCCACGTTCTTTACAACATACCGAAGCAGCCATTAATGGTACCCTATGGGGATTAAATATCAATAAACTAAAACCACAAAGGTATTTTAAGAAGGAAGATATATCACCTTATTTTTGGGTAAATGGCAAAATGCCTAATCCTGATGAGTGGCGCAACCTAGTTAAAAATGATTTCAAAGATTATAAACTTAGGGTAAGCGGATTAGTTGAAAACCCGGTAGAGTTATCGCTAGAAGATATGATGAAGCTGGGTAAAGATCAAAATATCACCATGCATCATTGTATTCAAGGGTGGACCGGCATAGCCGAATGGGGCGGCCTATCTATTAGCAAGCTGATAGAATTGGTTAAACCTCACCCGTCAGCTACCACAGTAGTATTTTATTCTTTTGGTGAAGGTTTATACGGCGGTGTTTATTACGATACCCACAGTTTAGACAATTGCCTGAAACCAGAATCCATTCTGGCTTGGGAAATGAACTACGAAACATTGCCCGACAAACATGGTGCACCGCTACGTCTTCGGGTGGAGAATCAGTTGGGGTACAAAATGGTTAAGTGGGTCAAATCAATCGAGTTTGTCGAAAGCTATGAACAAGTAGGCAAAGGCTTTGGCGGGAAGAATGAAGACGACGAGTTTTTTGATCTGCTGGCAGATACATAA